The following coding sequences lie in one Arachis ipaensis cultivar K30076 chromosome B03, Araip1.1, whole genome shotgun sequence genomic window:
- the LOC107630764 gene encoding uncharacterized protein LOC107630764 (The sequence of the model RefSeq protein was modified relative to this genomic sequence to represent the inferred CDS: added 95 bases not found in genome assembly), whose product MKDPEKIIWEHARSPKSGTPLGGAAASQHRTLPKLLVLLILFVSVTYVVYTLKLLTTSRDCHEPPFSTHTHILSGIGLTAIPTINATASTLRLLNRTSAVTRRESRETATDQTQLRHVVFGIAASSKLWEKRKNYIKLWYKASEMRGVVWLDNKVSSGGMGEGLPPVRISGDTSKFSYTNKQGHRSAIRISRIVSETLAMGMENVRWFVMGDDDTVFVTENLIRVLRKYDHNQFYYIGSLSESHLQNIYFSYGMAYGGGGFAISYPLAKALQTMQDRCIQRYPGLYGSDDRMQACMAELGVPLTKEAGFHQYDVYGNLFGLLAAHPVTPLVSLHHLDVVEPIFPNVSRVEALQRLTVPMKLDSAGLMQQSICYDKSKSWTISVSWGFAVQIFRGVFSPREMEMPSRTFLNWYRRADYTAYAFNTRPVSRHPCQKPFVFYLSKARLNSTTQQTLTEYERHRIPHPECRWKMANPAFLDRVEVYKKPDPHLWDRAPRRNCCRVVKSSKKKKGTMVIHVGVCGEGEVSEA is encoded by the exons ATGAAAGATCCGGAGAAGATAATTTGGGAACACGCTAGGAGCCCCAAATCCGGCACCCCTCTAGGTGGCGCCGCCGCCTCACAGCACAGAACATTGCCCAAGCTTCTGGTTCTGCTTATCCTCTTCGTTTCAGTCACCTACGTCGTCTACACACTCAAGCTCCTCACCACCTCACGTGACTGTCACGAGCCCCCATTCTCCACCCACACCCACATCCTCTCAGGAATAGGACTAACCGCAATCCCCACCATCAATGCCACCGCCTCCACCCTCAGGCTCTTGAACCGCACCTCCGCCGTCACTCGCCGCGAATCTCGGGAAACCGCCACCGACCAGACACAGCTCCGCCACGTTGTCTTCGGGATCGCGGCCTCGTCGAAGCTCTGGGAGAAGAGGAAGAACTACATCAAGCTATGGTACAAGGCGAGCGAGATGCGCGGCGTGGTGTGGCTGGACAACAAGGTTAGCTCCGGCGGGATGGGAGAGGGGCTGCCGCCGGTGAGAATCTCGGGCGACACTTCGAAGTTCTCGTACACGAACAAGCAGGGACACCGTTCGGCGATCAGGATCTCGCGGATCGTGTCGGAGACGCTGGCGATGGGAATGGAGAACGTGCGGTGGTTCGTGATGGGGGACGACGACACCGTTTTCGTGACGGAGAATCTAATTAGGGTTCTGAGGAAGTACGATCACAACCAGTTCTACTACATTGGGAGCTTATCGGAGAGCCACCTTCAGAACATATACTTCTCTTACGGCATGGCCTACGGCGGCGGAGGGTTCGCCATCAGCTACCCTCTGGCGAAGGCCCTCCAGACAATGCAAGACCGCTGCATTC TATGATGTGTATGGAAACTTGTTCGGGCTCCTTGCAGCTCATCCCGTGACTCCATTGGTGTCCCTGCACCACCTTGATGTGGTTGAGCCCATCTTCCCCAATGTGAGTCGCGTAGAAGCCCTTCAACGGCTTACGGTACCAATGAAGCTTGACTCAGCAGGCCTCATGCAGCAATCCATCTGCTACGACAAATCAAAGAGCTGGACCATTTCCGTTTCATGGGGTTTCGCGGTTCAGATATTCCGCGGCGTGTTTTCGCCCCGCGAGATGGAAATGCCTTCAAGAACATTCTTGAATTGGTATAGAAGAGCAGATTACACGGCATATGCATTTAACACGCGTCCAGTTAGCAGACACCCATGCCAGAAGCCTTTTGTGTTTTACCTGTCAAAGGCAAGATTGAATTCCACAACACAACAGACACTGACTGAATATGAGAGGCATCGCATTCCTCATCCTGAATGCCGCTGGAAGATGGCTAATCCCGCTTTTCTCGACAGAGTGGAGGTATATAAGAAGCCAGATCCACATCTATGGGATAGA GCTCCAAGGAGGAACTGTTGCAGAGTTGTCAAGTCTtctaagaagaagaaagggacaATGGTGATACATGTGGGTGTGTGTGGGGAAGGTGAGGTAAGCGAAGCATAG
- the LOC107630765 gene encoding uncharacterized protein LOC107630765 has product MVLSPPAETDLGAIVARGRSARFSILFSSTLSACSELLATPPQRASPSSSLLYLLVPISLFEFSLYPRLRALPVSLIATSLSTRLWSIRCSVTFLPPSPSENEKENITRTSIQQYDIAIVEHYNSLFVNFFHSIIFFVFMIFMKLE; this is encoded by the exons ATGGTGTTGTCGCCGCCAGCGGAGACAGACTTGGGTGCCATCGTCGCTCGTGGAAGGTCTGCTCGCTTCTCGATCCTCTTCTCCTCGACGTTGAGTGCTTGCTCGGAACTGTTGGCGACACCGCCGCAAAGGGCTTCTCCGTCGTCGTCTCTGCTCTATCTGTTGGTGCCCATCTCTCTCTTCGAGTTCTCTCTCTATCCGAGGCTCAGAGCTCTCCCTGTCTCTCTCATTGCGACGTCTCTCTCTACTCGGCTGTGGAGTATTCGTTGCTCCGTCACCTTCCTTCCTCCCTCGCCGTCG GAGAATGAGAAGGAGAACATCACAAGGACTAGTATTCAACAATATGATATTGCTATTGTAGAACATTATAATTctttatttgttaatttttttcattctattatattttttgtttttatgatttttatgaAATTGGAATAA